One window from the genome of Mauremys mutica isolate MM-2020 ecotype Southern chromosome 4, ASM2049712v1, whole genome shotgun sequence encodes:
- the BBOF1 gene encoding basal body-orientation factor 1, translating to MRKGKGAKRGRAKKGAKAESKVDKESEAERAKANAALWEARLEVTEISRSEYREAARVLARNNEELTWQQHRLEKDTVEVISFLKKQDVEKEEQIAKLKQQLADLKQQAQEENEKVAEHYSAQLKDLEEKFSKKAREIGLIQLELKTIKEFRKKKAHMEKELEDIKENMRISNREHQETLGRLENRFIEEKQLLEREAEKKIVMLAERAHHEAIVQLDSTGRAVFKENVRLQEALAYHLKETEELKKIKKQLEEDKAFLLQEKETNESLVQEKVRQVTLQKAQIQALQHKVERLEMALGHMTQEFETEIQKTRHHALVQNQAGMVEINKLQQLLEMKDREMNRVKKLAKNILDERSEVESFFLEALDQVKREIVSSRKCYKQVAQAAYQKKMMEAFAGKEEYPKIRTFNSNAHSTNSVYKDLQEAEKWTNIQQGKVDIGQLTWEQKECVLRLLFARMNGRERWKGKHVLVPSAPAAVTPSSEERNKTSIENIAPSLTFITQQVPVSDPSSHGAILPDIEMVTSQTLE from the exons ATGCGGAAGGGGAAAGGCGCGAAGCGGGGGAG GGCGAAGAAGGGGGCCAAGGCTGAGTCGAAGGTGGATAAGGAGTCTGAGGCTGAGCGGGCCAAGGCCAATGCAGCGCTATGGGAAGCCCGGCTAGAGGTGACCGAGATCTCCCGGTCCGAGTATCGCGAGGCTGCCCGTGTGCTGGCCAGGAACAACGAGGAGCTGACATGGCAGCAGCACCGTCTGGAGAAGGACACAGTCGAGGTGATCAGCTTTCTCAAGAAGCAGGATGTGGAGAAAGAAGAGCAG ATTGCAAAACTGAAGCAACAGCTGGCAGATTTGAAGCAGCAGGCCCAAGAAGAGAATGAGAAAGTG GCAGAACATTATTCTGCGCAGTTGAAGGATCTGGAGGAGAAAttcagcaaaaaagccagagaaaTTGGCTTAATTCAGTTGGAactgaaaacaataaaagaatttcGCAAGAAGAAAGCACATATGGAGAAGGAACTGGAAGAT atAAAAGAGAATATGAGAATCTCAAACAGGGAACATCAGGAGACTCTTGGAAGGCTGGAGAACAGGTTCATTGAAGAAAAG CAACTACTAGAAAGAGAGGCTGAGAAGAAGATAGTAATGCTGGCAGAGAGAGCCCACCATGAGGCCATTGT GCAGTtagacagcactgggagagcagtGTTTAAGGAGAACGTTCGTCTTCAGGAGGCTCTTGCTTATCACCTGAAGGAGACAGAGGagctaaaaaaaatcaagaagcaGCTAGAAGAGGACAAAGCTTTTCTTCTGCAGGAGAAG GAAACCAATGAGAGTTTGGTTCAGGAAAAGGTCCGGCAAGTCACTCTGCAAAAAGCACAGATCCAAGCACTGCAGCACAAGGTGGAGAGACTGGAGATGGCACTAGGTCATATGACCCAAGAATTTGAAACAGAAATTCAGAAGACACGGCATCACGCTTtagttcaaaaccaggcaggcaTGGTAGAGATCAacaagctgcagcagctgctggagatgAAGGATCGGGAGATGAATCGAGTGAAGAAACTGGCCAAGAACATCCTGGATGAGAGGAGTGAGGTAGAGAGTTTCTTCTTAGAAGCTCTGGACCAGGTGAAGCGTGAGATTGTGTCCAGCAGGAAGTGCTACAAGCAGGTGGCCCAAGCTGCCTATCAGAAGAAAATGATGGAGGCATTTGCAGGGAAGGAAGAGTACCCCAAAATCAGAACGTTTAACAGCAATGCTCACAGCACAAATAGTGTGTACAAGGACCTGCAGGAGGCAGAGAAATG GACAAATATCCAGCAAGGGAAGGTGGATATTGGCCAGTTGACATGGGAGCAGAAGGAATGTGTTCTGAGGTTACTCTTTGCAAGAATGAATGGCCGGGAGCGATG GAAAGGCAAACATGTTTTGgtcccttcagctccagctgctgtTACTCCTAGTTCTGAAGAAAGAAACAAAACTAG CATTGAAAACATTGCTCCCAGCCTGACCTTCATCACGCAGCAGGTCCCAGTATCAGATCCCTCTTCTCATGGAGCAATCCTTCCAGATATTGAGATGGTAACGTCACAAACACTAGAGTAA